A stretch of Spirosoma oryzicola DNA encodes these proteins:
- a CDS encoding HesB/IscA family protein, with amino-acid sequence MVTVSEIAKDKIIELRQKDGLTDSYAIRVGVQGGGCSGLMYDLQFDATQQPTDHVVEDKGIKILVDRKSLLYLAGTELDFSDGLNGKGFQFKNPNASRTCGCGESFAV; translated from the coding sequence ATGGTTACTGTCTCAGAAATCGCCAAAGATAAAATCATTGAACTCCGTCAGAAAGACGGCCTCACCGACAGTTACGCAATCCGAGTGGGTGTTCAGGGCGGAGGCTGTTCGGGCCTGATGTACGATCTACAGTTCGACGCTACACAGCAACCAACCGACCATGTCGTTGAAGATAAAGGCATTAAGATTCTGGTCGACCGCAAAAGCCTGCTTTACCTGGCGGGTACCGAACTCGACTTTTCGGACGGTCTGAACGGAAAAGGTTTTCAGTTTAAAAATCCGAATGCGTCACGTACCTGCGGTTGTGGCGAAAGTTTTGCCGTTTAA